A single genomic interval of Flavobacterium sp. N2820 harbors:
- a CDS encoding efflux RND transporter permease subunit, which translates to MQEGISGKIANFFINSKLTILLMVALMIIGTYSSFLIPREEEPQINVPMADVMVGYPGASPSEVESRVIKPLEKVISNIKGVEHIHSMAMNGQAMMVVQFYVGENSEDSYVKLYDELMKHQNMFPQGVYQPMVKTRSIDDVPMLGLTLWSEKYDDFQLRQIAEEVTSEVEKVKDVAITKEIGGRTRELKVVLDKDKMGENGVDALSIMQMIQANNGSSQSGSFVQNDTEYLVTTGKFLASSEDVENLVVGVNNNMPVYLKQVASIQDGPQIPKNYVSFGYGKANEKFSKHNSEYPAVTISIAKVKGADAMKISEKILERVEALKKNVIPSDVHVEVSRNYGETASHKVGELLLHLGVAIIAVTVLVMLAMGWRGGLVVFFSVPLTFALTLFSYYLLGYTLNRITLFALVFVVGIVVDDSIIIAENMHRHFKMKRLPFKQAAIYAINEVGNPTILATFTVIAAILPMAFVSGMMGPYMSPMPIGASIAMILSLFVALTVTPYLGYHLLHEKDEQEHKEEQGLETSWIYRIYKKIEEPLLDNSKKRNLMFLVTGVLLIGSVLMFFTKSVAVKMLPFDNKNEFQVVIDMPEGTTLERTAAVTKEIAQYLSTVPEVVDYQNYVGASAPITFNGLVRHYDMRGGSNMADIQVNLLHKEDRDLQSHDIAKVVRPEVQKIAKKYGANVKIVEVPPGPPVLSTLVAEVYGPNYEDQIKVANQVKTILETTSDVVDTDWMVEAPQVEYKLEVDREKAMLNGIAPQQVVGNLTYLLREMPVSNLYDERSNNPVGITLSLEDKDKTSIQDIQNLKIKGSRGNVVPVSDLVKVTTDTLQNTIYRKDQKRVVYVLADMAGALESPVYAILGMNEKLEKMQLPKGYKVNELYMDAPTDESDFTVKWDGEWQITLEVFRDLGAAFLVVIIVIYMLIVGWFQNFKTPLVMMVAIPLSLVGIVLGHWVLGAFFTATSFIGMIALAGVMVRNSVLLIDFIEIRLNDGIPMKQAIIEAGAVRTTPILLTTGAVVIGASIILFDPIFQGLAISLVAGAIVSTLLTLIVVPLIYYITERKKWEKNN; encoded by the coding sequence ATGCAAGAAGGTATATCAGGTAAAATAGCCAATTTTTTCATCAACTCAAAACTAACCATTTTATTGATGGTAGCGTTGATGATTATTGGTACATACAGTTCGTTCTTAATTCCAAGAGAAGAAGAACCACAAATTAATGTTCCTATGGCCGACGTAATGGTGGGTTATCCAGGTGCAAGTCCAAGCGAAGTAGAAAGTAGAGTGATTAAACCGCTTGAAAAAGTAATTTCAAACATCAAAGGAGTAGAGCACATTCACAGTATGGCCATGAACGGTCAGGCCATGATGGTGGTGCAATTTTATGTGGGTGAAAACAGCGAAGATTCGTATGTAAAATTATACGACGAATTGATGAAACACCAAAATATGTTTCCACAAGGTGTTTATCAACCCATGGTGAAAACGCGTTCTATTGACGATGTTCCGATGTTAGGATTAACACTTTGGAGCGAAAAATACGATGATTTTCAATTGCGTCAAATAGCAGAAGAAGTTACTTCGGAAGTTGAAAAAGTAAAAGACGTTGCGATTACGAAAGAAATTGGTGGAAGAACACGCGAGCTAAAAGTAGTTTTAGACAAAGATAAAATGGGCGAAAATGGTGTAGATGCGTTGAGCATTATGCAAATGATTCAAGCCAATAACGGAAGTTCGCAATCAGGAAGTTTTGTGCAAAATGACACCGAATATTTAGTCACTACAGGTAAATTTTTAGCCTCTTCGGAAGATGTAGAAAACTTGGTGGTTGGCGTAAATAACAATATGCCCGTTTATCTAAAACAAGTTGCATCCATTCAAGACGGACCACAAATACCTAAGAATTATGTTTCTTTTGGATACGGAAAAGCGAATGAAAAATTCTCAAAACACAATTCAGAATATCCTGCCGTAACCATTTCTATTGCAAAAGTTAAAGGTGCTGATGCAATGAAAATTTCAGAAAAAATTCTGGAACGAGTAGAAGCTTTAAAGAAAAATGTAATTCCGTCTGATGTACACGTTGAAGTTTCTAGAAACTATGGTGAAACAGCATCGCACAAAGTAGGTGAGCTGTTATTACACTTAGGTGTTGCCATTATTGCAGTAACTGTTTTAGTAATGTTAGCTATGGGCTGGAGAGGCGGATTAGTAGTGTTTTTCTCCGTTCCATTGACCTTTGCATTGACTTTATTTAGTTATTACCTATTGGGATATACGTTAAATCGAATCACGCTTTTTGCCTTAGTTTTTGTGGTAGGAATTGTAGTGGACGACAGTATTATTATTGCCGAAAACATGCACCGCCATTTTAAAATGAAGCGACTGCCGTTCAAACAAGCGGCTATTTATGCGATTAACGAAGTAGGAAACCCAACCATTTTAGCGACTTTTACTGTAATTGCAGCTATTTTGCCAATGGCTTTCGTGTCAGGCATGATGGGACCATACATGAGTCCGATGCCAATTGGTGCTTCGATTGCGATGATATTATCGTTGTTTGTAGCTTTGACCGTTACACCTTATTTGGGTTATCATTTATTACACGAAAAAGACGAACAAGAACACAAAGAAGAACAAGGTTTAGAAACCTCATGGATTTATAGAATTTACAAAAAAATTGAAGAACCACTTTTAGATAATTCTAAAAAACGTAATCTAATGTTTTTGGTAACAGGTGTTTTGTTAATCGGTTCGGTTTTAATGTTTTTTACGAAATCAGTTGCGGTGAAAATGTTGCCTTTTGATAATAAAAACGAATTCCAAGTCGTAATCGATATGCCAGAAGGAACTACGTTAGAACGAACTGCAGCGGTTACAAAAGAAATTGCGCAATATCTTTCAACAGTTCCTGAAGTAGTGGATTATCAAAATTATGTAGGTGCATCTGCTCCAATAACATTTAACGGTTTGGTGCGTCATTATGATATGCGTGGTGGAAGCAATATGGCTGATATTCAGGTGAATTTACTACACAAAGAAGATAGAGATTTACAAAGTCATGATATTGCAAAAGTGGTTCGTCCAGAAGTGCAAAAAATTGCAAAAAAATATGGGGCGAATGTAAAAATCGTTGAAGTGCCACCAGGACCACCTGTTTTATCTACGTTAGTTGCTGAGGTGTATGGACCAAATTATGAAGACCAAATCAAAGTTGCGAACCAAGTTAAAACCATTTTGGAAACTACTTCTGATGTAGTAGATACCGATTGGATGGTAGAAGCACCTCAAGTAGAATACAAATTAGAAGTAGACAGAGAAAAAGCCATGTTAAACGGAATTGCTCCGCAACAAGTCGTGGGTAACTTAACGTATTTGTTAAGAGAAATGCCAGTTTCTAATTTATACGATGAACGTTCAAATAATCCTGTGGGTATAACGCTTTCATTAGAAGACAAAGACAAAACTTCGATTCAAGATATTCAAAATTTGAAAATAAAAGGCAGTCGAGGCAATGTAGTTCCTGTTAGCGATTTGGTAAAAGTTACAACTGATACATTACAAAATACGATTTACAGAAAAGACCAAAAACGCGTGGTGTATGTTTTAGCTGATATGGCGGGTGCATTAGAAAGTCCGGTGTATGCGATTTTAGGAATGAATGAGAAGTTAGAAAAAATGCAATTGCCAAAAGGGTATAAAGTAAACGAATTGTACATGGATGCTCCAACAGATGAAAGTGATTTCACCGTAAAATGGGATGGCGAATGGCAAATAACCTTAGAAGTATTCCGTGATTTAGGAGCTGCTTTCTTAGTCGTAATTATTGTGATTTACATGTTGATTGTAGGTTGGTTTCAAAACTTCAAAACACCTTTAGTAATGATGGTGGCAATTCCACTTTCATTGGTTGGAATTGTATTAGGTCACTGGGTTTTAGGTGCATTCTTTACAGCAACTTCGTTCATTGGAATGATTGCTTTAGCCGGAGTTATGGTTCGGAATTCGGTCTTACTGATTGACTTTATCGAAATTCGTTTGAACGATGGAATTCCAATGAAACAAGCTATTATTGAAGCTGGAGCTGTTAGAACTACACCAATTTTATTAACTACTGGAGCGGTTGTAATAGGTGCGTCAATCATTTTGTTTGATCCAATTTTCCAAGGATTAGCGATTTCGTTAGTTGCAGGTGCAATTGTTTCTACCTTATTAACATTAATTGTTGTTCCATTGATTTATTACATCACGGAACGCAAAAAATGGGAGAAAAATAATTAA
- a CDS encoding RNA polymerase sigma factor: MSENTSICQENIFSTFFKSHAKGLRNYLYYKFGNTDQAEDATQEAFIKLWQNCKDVPLEKAKSYVYTIATNNSLNAIAHHKVVLTYEKNNSISDRTNENPEHILEQEQFESKLLKAINKINETQRIAFLMHRIDGKKYAEIALELNISVKAVEKRIHLALIELKKEIENFK, from the coding sequence ATGTCCGAAAACACCTCTATTTGTCAAGAAAATATTTTTTCAACTTTTTTTAAAAGTCATGCAAAAGGTTTACGAAACTATCTTTACTACAAATTTGGCAATACTGATCAGGCAGAAGATGCCACACAAGAAGCTTTTATAAAATTATGGCAAAACTGCAAAGATGTTCCATTAGAAAAAGCCAAATCATATGTTTATACTATTGCTACTAATAATTCATTAAATGCCATTGCACACCATAAAGTGGTTTTGACTTATGAAAAAAACAACAGTATAAGCGATAGAACCAACGAAAATCCAGAACATATATTAGAACAAGAACAATTTGAATCTAAACTATTAAAAGCTATTAATAAAATTAATGAAACGCAACGCATTGCTTTTTTGATGCATCGAATTGACGGTAAAAAATATGCCGAAATTGCACTTGAACTAAATATTAGTGTAAAAGCGGTTGAAAAACGAATTCACCTAGCGCTAATTGAACTAAAAAAAGAAATTGAAAATTTTAAGTAG
- a CDS encoding bifunctional 5,10-methylenetetrahydrofolate dehydrogenase/5,10-methenyltetrahydrofolate cyclohydrolase, whose translation MQLLDGKKVSEDIKNEIAAEVAQMKVNGEKVPHLAAIIVGNDGASLTYVGSKVKSCERVGFESTLIKMPSTTSETELLKKIKELNENDDIDGFIVQLPLPKQIDTQKIIEAIDPSKDVDGFHPENFGKMALDMSTFIPATPFGILELLERYNVPTDGKHTVVIGRSHIVGRPMGILMGRKGFPGNSTVTVTHSHSKNINQITSQADIIISALGVPNFLKAEMVKDDVVVIDVGITRVEDETTEKGYRIVGDVDFENVSKKASYITPVPGGVGPMTIAMLLKNTLLAREQKRNK comes from the coding sequence ATGCAATTATTAGACGGAAAAAAAGTATCGGAAGATATTAAAAATGAAATTGCGGCTGAGGTAGCCCAAATGAAAGTTAATGGTGAAAAAGTTCCACATTTAGCAGCAATTATTGTAGGTAATGATGGTGCTAGTTTAACATATGTAGGAAGTAAGGTAAAATCATGCGAACGTGTTGGTTTTGAATCCACTTTAATAAAAATGCCAAGCACTACTTCAGAAACTGAATTATTGAAAAAAATCAAAGAATTAAATGAAAATGATGATATTGATGGATTTATAGTTCAGTTGCCTTTGCCGAAACAAATTGATACCCAGAAAATCATTGAAGCCATTGATCCTAGTAAAGATGTAGATGGTTTTCATCCAGAAAACTTTGGAAAAATGGCATTAGATATGTCTACTTTTATTCCAGCAACACCTTTTGGAATTTTAGAATTATTAGAGCGCTACAATGTTCCAACAGATGGTAAACACACTGTTGTTATTGGGAGAAGTCATATTGTAGGTCGCCCAATGGGTATTTTAATGGGAAGAAAAGGGTTTCCAGGAAATTCTACCGTAACCGTTACACATAGTCATTCTAAAAACATCAATCAGATTACTTCACAAGCCGATATTATTATTTCTGCATTAGGAGTTCCAAATTTCTTAAAAGCAGAAATGGTAAAAGATGATGTAGTTGTAATTGATGTGGGTATCACTAGAGTAGAAGATGAAACTACCGAAAAAGGTTATAGAATTGTTGGCGATGTAGATTTTGAAAATGTATCTAAAAAGGCTTCATATATCACACCAGTCCCTGGCGGAGTTGGACCTATGACAATAGCTATGTTGTTAAAAAATACTTTATTGGCAAGAGAACAAAAAAGAAATAAATAG
- a CDS encoding YbjQ family protein produces MILTTTNSIEGFSIAEYLGIVSGISVNMQKMKMTFNIQKYYAGISESISEVKEKAFQELKDNANKLNANAVVGINVDIELTTSNYVTVTITGTAVSIIKK; encoded by the coding sequence ATGATTCTAACAACAACCAATTCAATAGAAGGTTTTAGCATTGCAGAATACTTAGGCATAGTTTCAGGAATTTCTGTGAACATGCAAAAAATGAAAATGACTTTCAATATTCAAAAATATTATGCAGGAATAAGTGAAAGCATTTCAGAAGTAAAAGAAAAAGCTTTTCAAGAACTTAAAGACAACGCTAATAAACTAAACGCAAATGCTGTAGTTGGAATTAATGTGGATATTGAACTAACAACAAGTAATTATGTAACTGTAACGATAACTGGAACAGCTGTTAGTATTATTAAAAAATGA
- a CDS encoding TonB-dependent receptor: MNYNRFLIVIFSLFVFVLPLRAQNKDKAIVLKNIFENISKKHNVNFNFIEEEIAIFKLIPPANSFTLQEKLNYISEKTQLKFEFISEKYISVINNQKLDKPLCGYLLDEETKEPIQNATLLVTGTNTYTITNKNGFFELKTKSANTIEISHLNYKSELIQSSFLYVENCPKLYLKNITTALENVIAQTYLTKGITKKSNGTYEIKPKKIGQLPGLTEPDVFQTMQQIPGINATDESISNTSVRGGTHDQNLFLWNGIRLYQTGHFFGLISSLNPNLAHKINIAKNGTSAFYGDGVSSSVLISTHADSIENTKGAIGINLINADFYTKVKTSNKSNIEISGRRSYTDLVTSPTYTNYFNKIFQNTIVTNYFDNQNIKYNSNEDFYFYDFTAQYHQKIKQKTDLFVDILSISNVLDVLQTKTENNLTTSKYSCLEQQTYGVNALLKTDWNVKNSSEISIYASYYNINSENESIENNQIFNQENTILDTGIKLQNSHILSDKFTFLNGYQFNEIGIRNVDIVNTPVFSRKIKEVLKNHALIAELKYRSANDKFNGRIGFRQNYIQEFSTFIFEPRIQLNYKFTPFFQLEIMGESKHQTTSQIVDLQQDFLGIEKRRWTLSNNEDIPIVKSNQASLGFSFNKNNWLLTLENFYKKVDGITSMSQGFQNQFEFVKTSGNYTVYGTEFLIQKQFKPITAWISYTFQENNYDFNTLNPATFSNNFEIKHALKSAIISDFKNIKLAIGAQWFTGRPTTFPSSSTPIYTYPETPTVGYQMPNSSNLEDYFQVNFSGSYAFNMGKKSKLNLGFSIQNVLNNKISVNQHYRINNNTNIVEQVNTSSLERTPNAFLRFTF, translated from the coding sequence ATGAATTATAATCGTTTTTTAATAGTTATTTTTAGCTTATTTGTCTTTGTTTTGCCGCTTCGTGCACAGAATAAAGACAAGGCTATTGTATTGAAAAACATATTTGAAAATATTAGCAAAAAACACAATGTAAATTTTAATTTTATTGAAGAAGAAATTGCTATTTTTAAATTAATTCCGCCTGCAAACTCATTTACACTTCAAGAAAAACTAAACTATATTTCTGAAAAAACACAATTAAAATTTGAATTTATTTCTGAAAAATATATTTCTGTCATCAACAATCAAAAGCTAGACAAACCGTTATGTGGTTATCTTTTAGACGAAGAAACTAAAGAACCTATACAAAACGCAACCCTTTTGGTTACAGGCACAAATACCTATACAATTACTAATAAAAATGGCTTTTTTGAATTAAAAACAAAATCAGCCAATACAATTGAAATTTCACATTTGAATTACAAATCGGAACTCATTCAATCGTCTTTTTTGTATGTTGAAAATTGTCCAAAATTATATTTAAAAAATATAACAACAGCTTTAGAAAACGTAATTGCTCAAACGTATTTAACCAAAGGTATTACTAAAAAAAGTAATGGAACATATGAAATAAAACCGAAAAAAATTGGTCAACTTCCTGGCTTAACAGAACCCGACGTTTTTCAAACCATGCAACAAATTCCGGGAATAAATGCAACCGATGAAAGCATTTCAAACACAAGTGTAAGAGGCGGAACACATGACCAAAACTTATTTCTTTGGAATGGCATTAGATTATATCAAACAGGTCACTTTTTTGGATTAATTTCTTCTTTAAATCCCAATTTGGCCCACAAAATAAATATTGCTAAAAACGGAACTTCTGCTTTTTATGGCGATGGGGTTTCGAGTTCTGTACTAATTTCAACCCATGCTGATTCAATAGAAAACACTAAAGGCGCTATTGGAATCAACTTAATTAATGCCGATTTTTATACAAAAGTAAAAACGTCAAACAAATCAAATATTGAAATTAGCGGAAGACGATCTTACACAGATTTAGTAACTTCTCCAACCTACACAAATTACTTCAATAAAATTTTTCAAAACACTATCGTTACTAATTATTTTGACAATCAAAATATTAAATACAATTCAAATGAAGATTTTTACTTTTACGATTTTACCGCACAATATCATCAAAAAATAAAACAAAAAACAGATTTATTTGTTGATATTTTGAGTATTAGTAACGTTTTAGATGTGTTGCAAACTAAAACAGAGAATAATCTTACAACTTCAAAATACAGCTGTTTAGAACAACAAACGTATGGCGTTAACGCTTTGCTAAAAACCGATTGGAACGTAAAAAACAGCAGCGAAATTTCGATTTATGCTTCTTATTACAACATTAATTCTGAAAATGAATCGATTGAAAACAATCAAATTTTTAATCAAGAAAACACTATTTTAGATACAGGAATAAAATTGCAAAACAGTCATATTTTATCGGATAAATTTACCTTTTTAAATGGCTATCAATTCAATGAAATTGGTATTCGAAATGTAGATATTGTAAATACGCCTGTTTTTTCGAGAAAAATTAAAGAAGTTTTAAAAAATCACGCACTAATTGCTGAACTAAAATACCGTTCTGCCAACGATAAATTTAATGGTCGAATTGGCTTTAGACAAAATTATATTCAGGAGTTTTCTACTTTTATTTTTGAACCGCGAATTCAGTTAAATTATAAATTCACTCCGTTTTTTCAATTGGAAATTATGGGTGAAAGCAAACATCAAACTACTTCACAAATTGTAGATTTACAGCAAGATTTTTTAGGCATCGAAAAACGAAGATGGACTTTATCAAATAATGAAGATATTCCAATTGTGAAAAGCAATCAAGCATCATTAGGATTTTCATTTAACAAAAACAATTGGTTGCTAACTTTGGAAAATTTCTACAAAAAAGTAGATGGAATTACCAGTATGAGTCAAGGGTTTCAAAACCAATTTGAATTTGTAAAAACTAGCGGAAATTACACCGTTTATGGAACCGAATTTTTAATTCAAAAACAATTCAAACCCATTACTGCATGGATAAGTTATACTTTTCAAGAAAATAATTATGATTTCAACACATTGAATCCAGCAACTTTTTCTAATAATTTTGAAATCAAACATGCTTTAAAATCAGCCATTATTTCTGATTTTAAAAACATAAAACTAGCTATTGGTGCACAATGGTTTACCGGAAGACCCACAACTTTTCCTTCAAGCTCAACCCCAATTTATACCTATCCAGAAACACCTACAGTGGGTTATCAAATGCCAAATTCATCCAATTTAGAAGACTATTTTCAGGTGAATTTTTCAGGTTCTTATGCTTTTAATATGGGCAAAAAATCAAAACTAAATCTAGGTTTTTCCATACAAAATGTATTGAATAATAAAATAAGCGTCAATCAACATTATCGAATTAATAACAATACCAATATTGTTGAACAAGTTAACACTTCATCATTAGAAAGAACTCCAAATGCTTTTTTAAGATTTACTTTTTAA
- the ffh gene encoding signal recognition particle protein: MFDNLSDKLDKAFHILKGHGKITDVNVADTLKEVRRALLDADVNFKIAKDFTTRVKEKAIGENVLTTLQPGQLMIKIVKDELTELMGGDAAGINLSGNPTVILMSGLQGSGKTTFSGKLANFLKTKKNKKPLLVACDIYRPAAINQLHVVGGQIGVEVYSEPENKNPVEIAQNAIKHAKANGFNVVIVDTAGRLAVDEEMMNEIANVHKAIEPHETLFVVDAMTGQDAVNTAKAFNDRLNFDGVILTKLDGDTRGGAAISIKSVVNKPIKFIGTGEKMEAIDVFYPNRMADRILGMGDVVSLVERAQEQYDEEEARKLQKKIAKNEFGFDDFLAQIQQIKKMGNMKDLVGMIPGAGKALKDVEIEDDAFKHIEAIIQSMTPAERSKPALIDVKRKNRIAKGSGTKIEQVNQLMKQFDQMSKMMKMMQGGAGKNMMKAMAGMKGMR, translated from the coding sequence ATGTTTGATAATTTAAGCGATAAATTAGATAAGGCTTTTCATATTTTAAAAGGGCATGGTAAAATTACCGATGTAAATGTTGCCGATACTTTGAAAGAGGTGCGCAGAGCATTATTGGATGCCGACGTTAACTTTAAAATTGCTAAAGATTTTACGACAAGAGTAAAAGAAAAAGCAATAGGTGAAAACGTATTAACTACGTTGCAGCCTGGTCAGTTAATGATTAAAATTGTTAAAGATGAGTTGACCGAATTAATGGGTGGTGATGCGGCTGGAATTAATCTTTCTGGAAATCCTACTGTGATTTTAATGTCGGGTTTACAGGGTTCTGGTAAAACTACTTTCTCAGGTAAATTAGCAAATTTTTTAAAAACTAAAAAGAATAAAAAACCTTTATTGGTAGCTTGTGATATTTATCGTCCAGCGGCAATTAATCAGTTGCATGTAGTAGGTGGGCAAATTGGTGTTGAAGTATATTCAGAGCCAGAAAATAAAAATCCGGTAGAAATTGCTCAAAACGCGATCAAGCACGCTAAAGCAAACGGTTTTAATGTTGTGATTGTCGATACAGCGGGTCGTTTGGCTGTGGATGAAGAAATGATGAACGAAATTGCAAACGTTCATAAAGCAATTGAACCACACGAAACATTATTTGTTGTGGATGCTATGACAGGTCAGGATGCCGTAAATACAGCAAAAGCCTTCAATGATAGATTAAATTTTGACGGAGTTATTTTAACGAAGTTAGATGGTGATACCCGTGGTGGAGCAGCAATTTCGATTAAATCGGTAGTAAACAAACCAATTAAATTCATCGGTACAGGTGAAAAAATGGAAGCTATTGATGTGTTCTATCCAAATCGTATGGCCGATAGGATTTTAGGGATGGGAGACGTTGTTTCCTTAGTAGAAAGAGCGCAAGAGCAATACGACGAAGAAGAAGCAAGAAAATTGCAAAAGAAAATCGCCAAAAACGAATTTGGTTTTGACGATTTCTTGGCGCAAATTCAGCAAATAAAAAAAATGGGAAACATGAAAGACTTAGTCGGAATGATTCCTGGAGCTGGAAAAGCATTGAAAGATGTAGAAATTGAAGATGATGCATTCAAACACATCGAAGCAATCATTCAATCGATGACACCTGCTGAAAGAAGCAAGCCTGCATTAATTGATGTAAAGCGAAAAAATAGAATTGCAAAAGGTTCTGGTACTAAAATTGAACAAGTCAATCAATTGATGAAACAATTTGATCAAATGAGTAAAATGATGAAAATGATGCAAGGTGGCGCGGGTAAAAACATGATGAAAGCCATGGCAGGTATGAAGGGCATGAGATAA
- a CDS encoding DUF2892 domain-containing protein: MINRLIRAIAGTFIILSVLLGMYVNENWFWFAIFVGANLLQSSITKWCLMEDILRKVFKIKD; this comes from the coding sequence ATGATAAACAGATTAATAAGAGCAATAGCAGGAACCTTCATTATTTTAAGTGTGCTGTTAGGAATGTATGTGAACGAAAATTGGTTTTGGTTTGCCATTTTTGTTGGAGCCAATTTATTACAATCCTCCATTACCAAATGGTGTTTAATGGAAGATATTTTGAGAAAAGTTTTCAAAATAAAAGACTAA
- a CDS encoding FecR family protein: MDEDYKLAKWLNNELTAEELAEFKQNPDFALYEKIKENSARLKTPEFDQDKMLSNVVTTKKTTKVIKLKQNWLARIAAVLVIGLGLFFAYENNNVTYYGTNDVVPVIKLPDNSEVAINNNSEIKYQKWFWKNNRIIDLKGEAYFKVAKGKTFEVNTNLGKVTVLGTQFNVNSKDNTFEVTCYEGKVKVNYKNEELILTKGMQVSFENEAKIEGKTNLLKPNWTSNTIEMRFTNQMLQTIIADIEKTYNVKIKTNTIKTEQLFTGKIPSDNLEIALQIIASTYHLQIKKSSETSFELVKK; this comes from the coding sequence ATGGACGAAGATTACAAATTAGCCAAATGGCTTAACAACGAACTAACTGCTGAAGAATTAGCCGAATTTAAACAAAATCCGGACTTTGCTTTGTATGAAAAAATCAAAGAAAATTCGGCTCGCTTGAAAACTCCTGAATTCGACCAAGATAAAATGTTAAGTAACGTTGTTACTACTAAAAAAACAACCAAAGTTATCAAACTAAAACAAAATTGGCTCGCTCGTATTGCTGCTGTGTTAGTAATTGGGTTAGGATTATTCTTTGCATATGAAAACAACAATGTGACTTATTATGGTACAAATGATGTAGTCCCTGTCATAAAATTACCCGATAATTCAGAAGTTGCAATAAATAATAATTCTGAAATCAAATACCAAAAATGGTTTTGGAAAAACAACAGAATTATCGATTTAAAAGGTGAAGCTTACTTTAAAGTTGCAAAAGGAAAAACATTTGAAGTAAACACTAATTTAGGGAAAGTCACTGTTTTAGGAACACAATTTAATGTAAACTCAAAAGACAATACCTTTGAAGTTACTTGCTACGAGGGAAAAGTAAAAGTAAACTACAAAAATGAGGAACTTATTTTAACAAAAGGTATGCAAGTTTCTTTTGAAAATGAAGCTAAAATTGAAGGAAAGACCAATTTACTAAAACCAAATTGGACTTCAAATACTATTGAAATGCGTTTTACAAATCAAATGTTACAAACCATTATTGCTGATATTGAAAAAACATATAATGTAAAAATAAAAACAAACACCATTAAAACAGAACAATTATTTACTGGAAAAATCCCAAGTGATAATTTAGAAATAGCATTACAAATAATTGCCTCAACCTATCATTTACAAATTAAAAAATCAAGCGAAACGAGTTTTGAATTAGTAAAAAAGTAA